One genomic segment of Brassica napus cultivar Da-Ae chromosome A3, Da-Ae, whole genome shotgun sequence includes these proteins:
- the LOC111210067 gene encoding uncharacterized protein LOC111210067: MSLSLHHIASIKMISSPSIKKPHSRVFNDKQIKTHKPNFKEKISPFLPSALFSSSMASRKHFFGKPNYIYPQPEPDMSENDENVFEFDESDIHNLGDHRLPSSFEAKRSISISRLRRKPAKVGDSSVSVNRKAPKTGSLPVNIPDWSKILKSEYKSHVVPDDDTDEDDEDEEDTNDGDTAAATGGRRIIPPHEYLARRRGSSFTMHEGIGGTAKGRDLRILRNVIWEKIGFLD; the protein is encoded by the coding sequence ATGAGCTTATCTCTTCACCACATCGCCTCTATAAAAATGATCTCATCTCCTTCAATTAAAAAACCCCACTCGAGAGTCTTCAACGACAAGCAGATCAAAACCCACAAACccaatttcaaagaaaaaatctCACCTTTTCTTCCCTCTGCTCTGTTTTCATCATCAATGGCGTCAAGGAAGCATTTTTTTGGCAAGCCTAACTACATCTATCCCCAACCAGAACCAGACATGTCCGAAAACGACGAGAATGTCTTTGAGTTCGACGAATCTGATATTCATAACTTAGGCGATCACCGGTTACCGAGTTCATTTGAGGCCAAGAGATCGATATCGATCTCGCGATTGCGGAGAAAACCGGCGAAAGTCGGAGATTCCTCTGTTTCCGTTAACCGGAAAGCGCCAAAGACCGGTTCGCTTCCGGTTAACATTCCGGATTGGTCGAAGATTCTGAAGAGTGAGTATAAGAGCCATGTGGTACCAGACGACGACACCGACGAAGATGACGAGGACGAGGAAGACACCAACGACGGCGACACGGCGGCGGCGACGGGAGGAAGGCGGATCATTCCGCCGCACGAGTATTTAGCGCGGCGGAGAGGGTCGTCGTTCACGATGCACGAAGGGATCGGTGGAACGGCAAAGGGAAGAGACCTAAGGATATTGAGGAACGTGATTTGGGAGAAGATTGGATTTCTGGATtag
- the LOC106428766 gene encoding BTB/POZ domain-containing protein At5g03250, whose translation MAFMRLGSKSEAFHREGQTWLCTTGLVSDVTIEVGDMKFHLHKFPLLSRSGFLEKLIEESSSDDGSSCVLSLDDIPGGGKTFELITKFCYGVKIELTAFNVVSLRCAAEYLEMTDNYGEGNLVGMTETFLNEVFGNWTDSIKALQTCEDVTDHAEDLHIISRCVDSLAIKACADPSLFNWPKNATSGQNTEDESHLWNGISPSGKMLQPTGEDWWFDDASFLNLSLFKRLITAIESRGMKLENISMAVMYYTKKHVPLMNRQVTMDEQVIETPNTSEAEQKDALEEIIGLLPTKKGVNPTKFLLRLLQTAMVLHTSQSSRENLERLIGNQLDQAALVDLLIPNMGYSETLYDVECVLRMIEQFVSSTEQAGIVPSPCIIEEGHLVKDGAEMLTPPTLVATLVDGYLAEVAPDVNLKLAKFEAIAAAVPDYARPLDDGVYHAVDVFLKAHPWITDSEREHICRLMNCQKLSLEASAHAAQNERLPLRVIVQVLFFEQLRLRTSISSWFFVSENLDNPEHQNGGNGCVLKPRGENVRERVSELEKECISMKQELQKLVRSKRSWKNFTRKLNFKKKSECCKPKDQEKQAN comes from the exons ATGGCGTTTATGAGACTTGGCTCCAAATCCGAAGCTTTCCATCGCGAAGGCCAAACCTG GCTTTGCACCACAGGATTGGTGAGTGATGTTACCATAGAAGTTGGAGACATGAAGTTTCATCTCCACAAG TTTCCATTGCTCTCTAGAAGTGGGTTtcttgagaagctaatcgaagaGTCTTCAAGTGATGATGGATCAAGCTGTGTTTTGAGTCTAGATGACATACCCGGAGGCGGCAAAACGTTCGAactcataacaaaattttgctACGGTGTGAAAATCGAGCTTACTGCATTCAACGTTGTTAGCTTAAGATGTGCAGCCGAGTACCTTGAGATGACTGATAACTACGGAGAAGGGAATCTTGTCGGTATGACAGAGACTTTTCTCAACGAAGTGTTTGGGAACTGGACAGACTCCATCAAAGCTCTTCAGACATGCGAGGACGTAACTGATCACGCTGAAGATCTCCACATCATCTCGAGGTGTGTTGATTCTTTAGCTATCAAAGCTTGTGCTGACCCAAGCCTTTTCAACTGGCCCAAGAACGCAACGAGCGGACAGAACACTGAAGATGAATCTCATTTGTGGAACGGAATCTCACCGTCCGGAAAGATGCTGCAACCAACAG GTGAAGATTGGTGGTTTGATGATGCTTCTTTTCTCAACTTGTCTCTCTTCAAAAGACTCATTACAGCTATCGAATCACGAGGCATGAAGCTTGAGAACATCTCCATGGCGGTTATGTACTATACAAAGAAACATGTTCCTCTAATGAACAGACAAGTGACCATGGATGAGCAAGTGATCGAGACACCGAACACTTCCGAAGCCGAACAAAAAGATGCTCTAGAAGAGATTATCGGTTTGCTTCCGACCAAGAAAGGTGTAAACCCGACCAAGTTTCTCCTCAGGCTGCTTCAGACCGCGATGGTGTTGCACACAAGCCAATCCTCGAGGGAGAATCTTGAGAGGCTCATTGGAAACCAACTTGATCAAGCTGCTTTAGTGGATCTTCTTATACCAAACATGGGATACTCTGAAACGCTTTATGATGTTGAGTGCGTTCTGAGGATGATAGAACAGTTTGTCTCATCGACCGAACAAGCAGGCATCGTCCCTTCTCCTTGCATCATCGAAGAAGGACATTTGGTGAAGGATGGAGCCGAAATGCTAACTCCTCCAACGTTAGTGGCAACTCTTGTCGACGGTTATCTAGCTGAGGTGGCACCTGATGTTAACTTGAAGCTGGCGAAGTTTGAAGCTATAGCTGCTGCTGTCCCTGATTATGCAAGACCACTAGACGATGGAGTCTATCACGCAGTTGACGTGTTCTTGAAG GCACATCCTTGGATTACGGATTCAGAAAGGGAGCATATATGTAGACTCATGAATTGCCAGAAGCTCTCACTGGAAGCTAGCGCACATGCAGCTCAGAACGAGAGGCTGCCTCTTAGGGTGATTGTTCAGGTTCTCTTTTTCGAGCAGCTTAGGCTCAGGACATCTATATCAAGCTGGTTCTTTGTCTCTGAGAATCTAGACAACCCGGAGCACCAGAATGGTGGCAATGGTTGTGTACTTAAACCTAGAGGTGAGAACGTGAGGGAACGGGTTTCTGAGCTGGAGAAAGAGTGTATTAGCATGAAACAAGAGCTTCAGAAGCTGGTGAGGTCTAAGAGAAGCTGGAAGAATTTCACTAGGAAGCTTAATTTCAAGAAGAAATCAGAATGTTGCAAGCCTAAGGATCAAGAAAAGCAAGCCAATTAA